Proteins encoded in a region of the Sphingomonas japonica genome:
- a CDS encoding 3-methyl-2-oxobutanoate dehydrogenase (2-methylpropanoyl-transferring) subunit alpha — MTGDLPRPNLPPLSLHVPEPKFRPGDAADFSDIVVPPAGEARRPDTAAAADSFHDLAYTLVRVLDDDNQAVGPWNPRLNPDQLRRMLRMMALTRAFDERMFRAQRQGKTSFYMKCTGEEAVSVAAAMALARDDMCFPSYRQQGILITRDWSMTEMMNQIYSNKGDRLQGKQLPIMYSVKDHGFFSISGNLATQYPQAVGWAMASAAKGDTRIAATWCGEGSTAEGDFHSACTFASVYRAPVIFNVVNNQWAISSFSGFAGAEATTFAARAVGYGIAGLRIDGNDALAVYAATSWAAERARTNQGPTLIEHFTYRAEGHSTSDDPSQYRSADEASEWPLGDPIARLKAHLIAIGEWDDARHAAQDVELAEMVRAAQKEAEKNGILGHGLHQPLDTLFDGVFEEMPWHLREQQAQMLAEETASGRPWDRK, encoded by the coding sequence ATGACCGGCGACCTGCCGCGCCCCAATCTGCCGCCGCTTTCGCTGCATGTGCCCGAACCCAAGTTCCGGCCTGGAGACGCGGCCGATTTCAGCGACATCGTGGTGCCACCTGCGGGCGAAGCGCGGCGTCCCGACACCGCCGCTGCCGCCGACAGCTTTCACGACCTGGCTTATACGCTGGTGCGGGTGCTCGACGACGACAATCAGGCGGTCGGCCCCTGGAACCCGCGGCTCAACCCCGACCAGCTGCGACGAATGTTGCGGATGATGGCGCTGACCCGCGCGTTCGACGAGCGCATGTTCCGCGCACAGCGTCAGGGCAAGACCAGCTTCTACATGAAATGTACGGGCGAGGAGGCGGTGTCGGTCGCCGCGGCGATGGCGCTCGCACGCGACGACATGTGTTTCCCGAGCTATCGCCAGCAGGGCATCCTCATCACCCGTGACTGGTCGATGACCGAGATGATGAACCAGATCTATTCGAACAAGGGCGACCGGCTGCAGGGCAAGCAGCTGCCGATCATGTATTCGGTCAAGGATCACGGCTTCTTCTCGATCTCCGGCAACCTCGCCACCCAATATCCGCAGGCGGTCGGCTGGGCGATGGCAAGTGCGGCCAAGGGCGACACCCGCATCGCCGCCACCTGGTGCGGCGAGGGATCGACTGCCGAGGGCGACTTCCATTCCGCCTGCACCTTCGCCAGCGTCTATCGCGCGCCGGTGATCTTCAACGTCGTCAACAACCAATGGGCGATTTCGAGCTTTTCGGGATTTGCCGGCGCCGAGGCGACCACGTTCGCGGCGCGGGCGGTCGGGTACGGAATTGCCGGGCTGCGCATCGACGGCAACGACGCACTGGCGGTCTATGCGGCGACTTCATGGGCGGCCGAGCGCGCGCGGACCAATCAGGGACCGACGCTGATCGAGCATTTCACCTATCGCGCCGAAGGGCATTCGACCTCGGACGACCCGTCGCAATATCGCTCCGCCGACGAGGCCAGCGAATGGCCGCTCGGCGATCCGATCGCGCGGCTGAAGGCGCATCTGATCGCGATCGGCGAATGGGACGACGCGCGCCACGCCGCGCAGGACGTCGAGCTGGCCGAGATGGTGCGCGCCGCTCAGAAGGAAGCCGAGAAGAACGGCATCCTCGGCCATGGCCTCCACCAGCCGCTCGACACGCTGTTCGACGGAGTGTTCGAGGAAATGCCGTGGCACCTGCGCGAGCAGCAGGCGCAGATGCTGGCCGAAGAGACGGCGAGCGGGCGGCCATGGGACCGCAAATGA
- a CDS encoding alpha-ketoacid dehydrogenase subunit beta, producing MNMIQAINSAMEVMMERDPDVIVMGEDVGYFGGVFRATAGLQAKFGKQRVFDTPITECGIIGVAVGMGAYGLRPVPEIQFADYIYPALDQLVSEAARLRYRSGGEFTSPITVRSPFGGGIFGGQTHSQSPEGIFTHVSGLKTVIPSTPYDAKGLLIAAIEDNDPTIFFEPKRIYNGPFDGHWDRPSQNWSKHPAGEVPTGYYKIELGKAAIARPGNDLTILAYGTMVHVCQAVVADAGIDAEIVDLRTLLPLDIDTIEASVKKTGRCLIVHEATRTAGFGAELSALVQERCFYHLEAPIERVTGFDTPYPHSLEWAYFPGPVRIGQALKKIMKD from the coding sequence ATGAACATGATCCAGGCGATCAACTCCGCGATGGAGGTGATGATGGAACGCGACCCCGACGTCATCGTCATGGGCGAGGATGTCGGCTATTTCGGTGGCGTGTTCCGGGCGACCGCGGGCTTGCAGGCCAAGTTCGGCAAGCAGCGCGTGTTCGATACGCCGATCACCGAATGCGGCATCATCGGCGTCGCGGTCGGGATGGGGGCCTATGGCTTGCGCCCTGTGCCCGAGATCCAGTTCGCCGATTACATCTATCCCGCGCTCGACCAGCTCGTCAGCGAAGCGGCGCGGCTGCGCTATCGATCTGGCGGCGAATTCACGTCGCCAATCACGGTACGGTCGCCGTTCGGGGGCGGCATCTTCGGCGGCCAGACGCACAGCCAGTCGCCCGAGGGCATCTTTACGCACGTTTCCGGCCTCAAGACGGTGATCCCGTCGACGCCGTACGATGCCAAGGGGCTGCTGATCGCAGCGATCGAGGATAACGACCCGACGATCTTCTTCGAGCCCAAGCGCATCTACAACGGCCCGTTCGACGGCCATTGGGACCGCCCGTCGCAGAACTGGTCGAAGCATCCCGCTGGCGAAGTGCCGACCGGCTATTACAAGATCGAGCTAGGCAAGGCGGCGATCGCGCGTCCCGGCAACGACCTGACGATCCTCGCCTATGGCACGATGGTGCATGTCTGCCAGGCGGTGGTCGCCGATGCCGGCATCGATGCGGAGATCGTCGATCTGCGCACGCTGTTGCCGCTCGACATCGACACGATCGAGGCGTCGGTGAAGAAGACCGGCCGCTGCCTGATCGTCCACGAAGCGACCCGGACGGCGGGGTTCGGTGCGGAACTGTCGGCATTGGTCCAGGAGCGCTGCTTCTATCATCTGGAAGCACCGATTGAGCGGGTGACCGGGTTCGACACGCCCTATCCGCACAGCCTGGAATGGGCGTATTTCCCGGGGCCGGTCCGCATCGGCCAGGCGCTCAAGAAGATCATGAAGGACTGA
- a CDS encoding dihydrolipoamide acetyltransferase family protein yields MARFSFRLPDIGEGIAEAEIVTWHVAVGDRVEEDQQLADMMTDKATVEMESPVAGTVVELAGEVGDQIPIGSTLVVIETEGDVADTPAEAIEEQVEAENPGVEEVAEPSPAPPRAPAQAGALATEAKDLLPLRPAPEHAEARTVLASPAVRARAKELGVDLAAVKSDGQHVRHADLDAYLRYGSGEGYHAPRASRARDDEAIKVIGMRRRIAENMAASKRTIPHFTYVDEIDVTALEAMRGDLNANRGQRPKLTMLPLLIVAICRTLPEFPMLNARYDDDAGVVTRHGRVHMGMATQTDAGLMVPVIRDAQDKNVWQLATEIARLADAARTGKAKSDELSGSTITVTSLGPLGGIATTPVINRPEVAIIGPNKIVERPVFVRNPQGGDDIRRAKLMNLSISCDHRVVDGWDAASYVQAVRKLLETPVLLFAD; encoded by the coding sequence ATGGCGCGCTTTTCTTTCCGCCTCCCCGATATCGGCGAAGGCATTGCCGAGGCCGAGATCGTCACCTGGCACGTCGCCGTCGGCGACCGGGTCGAAGAGGACCAGCAACTCGCCGACATGATGACCGACAAGGCGACGGTCGAGATGGAATCGCCGGTCGCGGGGACGGTGGTCGAGCTGGCTGGAGAGGTCGGTGACCAGATCCCGATCGGATCGACGCTGGTGGTGATCGAGACCGAAGGCGATGTCGCGGACACGCCTGCCGAAGCGATCGAGGAGCAGGTCGAGGCCGAGAATCCCGGGGTGGAGGAGGTCGCGGAGCCCAGCCCCGCTCCACCCCGTGCTCCGGCGCAGGCCGGAGCGTTGGCGACCGAAGCGAAAGACCTGCTACCGCTCCGGCCTGCGCCGGAGCACGCGGAAGCGCGCACCGTGCTCGCCTCCCCCGCCGTGCGCGCCCGCGCCAAGGAACTCGGTGTCGACCTGGCCGCGGTCAAATCCGACGGGCAGCATGTCCGCCACGCCGATCTCGACGCCTATCTTCGCTACGGATCGGGCGAGGGCTATCACGCGCCCCGCGCATCGCGCGCGCGTGACGATGAGGCGATCAAGGTCATCGGCATGCGCCGGCGCATTGCCGAGAACATGGCGGCATCGAAGCGGACGATCCCGCATTTCACCTATGTCGACGAGATCGACGTCACCGCGCTTGAGGCGATGCGCGGTGATCTCAATGCCAATCGCGGGCAGCGGCCCAAACTCACCATGCTGCCGCTGCTCATCGTCGCGATCTGCCGGACCTTGCCCGAGTTTCCGATGCTCAATGCGCGCTATGACGACGACGCGGGCGTGGTGACGCGCCACGGCCGCGTCCACATGGGCATGGCGACGCAGACCGACGCCGGCTTGATGGTACCGGTGATCCGCGACGCGCAGGACAAGAATGTGTGGCAGCTGGCAACCGAGATCGCGCGTCTCGCCGACGCCGCGCGCACGGGCAAGGCCAAGTCGGACGAGCTGTCGGGGTCGACGATCACCGTCACGTCGCTGGGCCCGCTGGGCGGAATCGCGACGACGCCGGTGATCAACCGGCCCGAAGTTGCGATCATCGGACCCAACAAGATTGTCGAGCGGCCGGTTTTTGTCAGAAATCCACAGGGGGGCGACGACATCCGCCGCGCCAAGCTGATGAACCTGTCGATTTCGTGCGACCACCGCGTCGTCGATGGCTGGGATGCGGCAAGCTATGTCCAGGCGGTGCGCAAGCTGCTCGAAACGCCGGTATTGCTGTTCGCGGATTGA
- a CDS encoding DUF1810 domain-containing protein has protein sequence MDRFDLGRFVDAQAASYSEALAEITAGTKRSHWMWFIFPQLAGLGRSAMAQHYAIGSLAEARTYLAHPVLGPRLIACIEALAAIGDADAEKVFSPVDAVKLRSSLTLFALAGGPPIVERELQRWCGGPDPATLDLLPDRAS, from the coding sequence ATGGACCGCTTCGACCTGGGCCGCTTCGTCGACGCGCAGGCGGCAAGCTATTCCGAGGCGCTTGCGGAAATAACCGCGGGCACGAAGCGGAGCCACTGGATGTGGTTCATCTTTCCCCAGCTCGCCGGGCTGGGGCGCAGCGCGATGGCGCAGCATTATGCGATCGGTTCGCTGGCGGAGGCGCGCACCTATCTGGCGCACCCGGTGCTCGGGCCACGGTTGATCGCGTGTATCGAAGCGCTGGCAGCGATCGGCGACGCCGATGCGGAGAAGGTGTTCAGCCCGGTCGACGCGGTCAAGCTGCGGTCGTCGCTGACCCTGTTCGCCTTGGCCGGTGGTCCGCCGATCGTCGAACGCGAGCTTCAGCGATGGTGCGGCGGGCCCGATCCGGCGACCCTGGACCTGTTGCCCGACCGCGCTTCATAG
- a CDS encoding MmcB family DNA repair protein, giving the protein MQIASPALAMPGGIVAADVARGVTRMLLRHDIVAIAEVPLDGGRRADLMALDARGALVIVEIKVSRADLLGDGKWTDYLDHCDRFFWAVPEGFDASPLDREAFLPERCGVIVADRYDAAIVREARSHPMPSAARKRCTLALARRAARRVIGLTDPEAIPPL; this is encoded by the coding sequence ATGCAGATTGCGTCTCCGGCCCTTGCCATGCCCGGCGGCATTGTCGCCGCCGATGTCGCGCGCGGGGTCACGCGCATGTTGCTGCGCCACGACATCGTCGCGATTGCCGAAGTGCCGCTCGACGGCGGGCGCCGCGCCGATCTGATGGCGCTCGACGCCCGCGGCGCGCTGGTCATCGTCGAGATAAAGGTGTCGCGCGCCGATCTGCTCGGCGACGGCAAATGGACCGACTATCTCGACCATTGCGACCGCTTCTTCTGGGCAGTTCCCGAAGGCTTCGACGCTTCCCCGCTCGATCGCGAGGCGTTCCTTCCCGAGCGCTGCGGCGTGATCGTCGCCGACCGCTATGATGCGGCGATCGTGCGCGAGGCGCGCTCGCACCCGATGCCGTCCGCCGCCCGCAAGCGGTGCACGCTTGCGCTGGCCCGGCGCGCCGCGCGCCGCGTCATCGGCCTGACCGACCCGGAAGCGATCCCACCGCTATGA
- a CDS encoding cell wall hydrolase, with amino-acid sequence MVPTPPSPILPASLTPESSDIAAEPPIGAVANPALATSFASLSDAVDAHAVGAGTLDDETRCLAIGVYFESKGEPLSGQLAVANVILNRAGSGRFPSSVCGVLTQRSQFSFVRGGRLPSVPEGRAAWKTAVAVAKIAQADAWKNPAPNALFFHARHVSPRWNKARVASLGNHIFYR; translated from the coding sequence GTGGTTCCCACCCCTCCCTCGCCGATCCTGCCCGCGTCGCTTACGCCCGAATCGTCGGACATCGCCGCAGAGCCGCCGATCGGCGCAGTGGCCAATCCGGCACTCGCCACCAGCTTCGCCAGCCTGTCCGACGCGGTTGACGCGCATGCCGTCGGTGCCGGGACGCTCGACGACGAGACGCGCTGCCTCGCGATCGGTGTCTATTTCGAATCCAAGGGCGAGCCGCTGTCGGGCCAGCTTGCGGTCGCCAACGTCATCCTCAACCGCGCTGGATCGGGCCGTTTCCCGTCTTCGGTGTGCGGCGTGCTCACCCAGCGCAGCCAGTTCTCGTTCGTGCGCGGCGGGCGCCTGCCCAGTGTGCCCGAGGGGCGCGCGGCATGGAAGACCGCGGTAGCGGTCGCCAAGATCGCACAAGCCGATGCCTGGAAGAACCCGGCGCCGAACGCGCTGTTCTTTCATGCGCGCCATGTTTCGCCGCGCTGGAACAAGGCGCGCGTCGCATCGCTCGGCAACCATATCTTCTATCGCTGA
- a CDS encoding DUF1491 family protein: MNRLPTHLVTSALIRRVGNAGGSAMVLARGDSEGGMILVLAGDRGGNLRFLERGMSRDGTAVLAQCGPDRIVDDAAATEYWQRRRRVDPDLWVIEVDVADAERFVAETILND, encoded by the coding sequence GTGAACCGTCTTCCAACGCATCTCGTCACAAGTGCGTTGATCCGACGAGTCGGCAATGCCGGCGGAAGTGCGATGGTGCTTGCGCGTGGCGACAGCGAGGGCGGGATGATCCTCGTCCTGGCTGGCGACAGGGGCGGTAATCTGCGCTTTTTGGAGCGGGGAATGTCTCGCGATGGCACCGCCGTTTTAGCACAATGCGGCCCCGATCGGATCGTCGACGATGCGGCCGCGACGGAATATTGGCAGCGCCGCCGCCGCGTCGATCCCGATTTGTGGGTGATCGAGGTGGATGTCGCAGACGCGGAACGATTCGTCGCTGAAACGATCCTGAACGATTGA
- a CDS encoding PaaI family thioesterase, translating to MPRDAGAQADPVGAQTHYRALERLYGAAPINQLFDSVLEIPSAGIARIRFTLDERHFHAAGAVHGTGYFKMLDDAAFYAANSLVTDRFLLTTAFNLLFTRPLKAGPVVAEGRWISGQRRVFVADARLLDSDGEEAARGTGTFMRSRIALADLPGYADPR from the coding sequence ATGCCGCGTGACGCGGGGGCGCAAGCCGATCCGGTCGGAGCGCAAACGCATTACCGCGCGCTCGAACGGCTCTATGGCGCCGCGCCGATCAATCAGCTGTTCGATTCCGTACTGGAAATCCCTTCGGCAGGGATCGCGCGCATTCGTTTCACGCTCGACGAGCGGCATTTTCACGCTGCGGGCGCGGTGCACGGTACCGGCTATTTCAAGATGCTCGACGATGCCGCCTTCTACGCCGCCAACAGCCTTGTCACCGATCGCTTCCTGCTGACCACCGCCTTCAACCTCCTGTTCACGCGCCCGCTAAAGGCAGGACCGGTGGTAGCCGAGGGCCGCTGGATCAGCGGGCAGCGCCGCGTGTTCGTTGCCGATGCGCGCTTGCTGGACAGCGATGGGGAGGAAGCGGCGCGCGGGACGGGCACCTTCATGCGCTCGCGGATCGCGCTGGCCGATCTGCCCGGCTATGCGGACCCCCGGTGA
- a CDS encoding PTS sugar transporter subunit IIA, giving the protein MTDLADLIQPDAVRANLSVASKKALFAALSDIAAAQIGGDAAAIQARLAEREKLGSTGFGGGIAIPHARVEGIDHVAGVFVRLVKPLDFKAVDDLPVDLVFMLISPAAAGAEHLKALALVSRRLRDRGFAAKLRGAGLRDAIYALLTAGEARDAA; this is encoded by the coding sequence ATGACCGACCTTGCCGACCTGATCCAGCCCGACGCGGTACGGGCGAACCTGTCCGTAGCGTCGAAAAAAGCCCTGTTCGCAGCGCTTTCCGACATCGCCGCCGCCCAGATCGGCGGCGATGCGGCAGCGATCCAGGCGCGGCTCGCCGAGCGCGAGAAGCTGGGCTCGACCGGGTTCGGTGGTGGCATCGCGATCCCGCATGCCCGTGTCGAGGGGATCGACCATGTCGCCGGCGTGTTCGTGCGGCTGGTCAAGCCGCTCGATTTCAAGGCGGTCGACGACCTGCCGGTCGATCTCGTCTTCATGCTGATCTCGCCCGCGGCGGCTGGCGCCGAGCATCTCAAGGCGCTTGCGCTGGTGTCGAGGCGGCTGCGCGACCGGGGTTTTGCCGCCAAGCTGCGCGGCGCGGGGCTGCGCGATGCAATTTATGCGCTGCTCACCGCAGGTGAGGCGCGCGATGCCGCGTGA
- the hpf gene encoding ribosome hibernation-promoting factor, HPF/YfiA family, translated as MDIRVSGHQVDTGDALKQLVTERLQGIADKYFSRAISAQVTFGKGPHDHGFTCDVVAHVMQGVVLKASNDGQDANGAFDGAADKIEKQLRRYMRRLKDRHADTRAAAAEDGAYDNAGYTVFNGSAAEEEEAADAPLIVAETRVDVPESSVSDAVMMLDLRNTNALLFLNSKTGAHNMVYRRHDGTIGWVEPNRAG; from the coding sequence ATGGATATCCGGGTTTCAGGCCATCAGGTCGATACGGGCGATGCGCTCAAGCAGCTCGTGACCGAACGCCTCCAGGGTATCGCCGACAAATATTTCAGCCGTGCGATCTCCGCACAGGTCACGTTCGGCAAGGGGCCGCACGATCACGGCTTCACCTGCGATGTCGTCGCGCATGTCATGCAGGGTGTCGTGCTGAAGGCGTCGAACGACGGCCAGGACGCCAATGGCGCGTTCGATGGCGCTGCCGACAAGATCGAGAAGCAGCTGCGCCGGTACATGCGTCGCCTGAAGGACCGCCACGCCGATACCCGCGCCGCTGCAGCCGAAGACGGCGCGTACGACAATGCCGGCTACACCGTATTCAACGGCTCCGCTGCCGAAGAGGAGGAAGCGGCCGACGCACCGCTGATCGTCGCGGAAACCCGTGTCGACGTCCCCGAATCCAGCGTGTCGGACGCCGTGATGATGCTCGATCTGCGCAACACCAACGCGCTGCTGTTCCTCAACAGCAAGACCGGCGCGCACAACATGGTGTATCGCCGCCATGACGGGACCATCGGCTGGGTAGAGCCCAATCGGGCCGGCTGA
- the dnaQ gene encoding DNA polymerase III subunit epsilon yields the protein MREIVFDTETTGLSFSGGDRIVEIGCVEIVNRCETGRVFHAYFNPERPMDPGAQAVHGLGDAFLADKPRWHEKVEELLAFLGDAPLVAHNAGFDFAFLNGELGQCGRVPICTTRMVDTLALARTRHPGAKHSLDALCVRFGIDRSRRILHGALLDAQLLAQVYVELTGGRQIGLGLVAETPVENLVDDAVGSPVTVRPPRAFAASSEELARHAAFLSTVKAPLWNTALPVG from the coding sequence ATGCGCGAAATTGTCTTCGACACCGAAACTACCGGCCTCAGCTTCTCGGGCGGCGACCGCATCGTCGAGATCGGCTGCGTCGAGATCGTCAATCGCTGCGAGACCGGCCGGGTATTCCACGCCTATTTCAACCCCGAACGGCCGATGGATCCCGGCGCGCAGGCGGTCCACGGCCTGGGCGACGCGTTCCTTGCCGACAAGCCGCGCTGGCATGAAAAGGTCGAGGAACTCCTCGCTTTTCTCGGCGACGCGCCGCTGGTCGCCCACAATGCCGGGTTCGACTTCGCCTTTCTCAATGGCGAGCTCGGCCAATGCGGCCGCGTGCCAATCTGCACGACGCGGATGGTCGATACGCTGGCGCTGGCGCGGACACGGCACCCGGGTGCCAAGCATTCGCTCGATGCGCTGTGCGTTCGGTTCGGCATCGATCGCAGCCGCCGCATACTCCACGGCGCGCTGCTCGACGCGCAACTGCTCGCGCAGGTCTATGTCGAGCTTACCGGCGGGCGTCAGATCGGACTGGGGCTGGTTGCGGAAACGCCTGTGGAAAACCTTGTGGACGACGCGGTCGGCAGTCCGGTGACGGTGCGGCCGCCGCGCGCCTTCGCGGCCTCGTCCGAGGAACTTGCACGGCATGCGGCGTTTCTATCCACCGTCAAGGCGCCCTTGTGGAACACCGCGTTGCCGGTGGGCTGA
- the coaE gene encoding dephospho-CoA kinase (Dephospho-CoA kinase (CoaE) performs the final step in coenzyme A biosynthesis.): protein MTSLAPLKLGLTGSIGMGKSTVAAMFAAEGVPVFDADAEVHRLQGPDGALLPAIEAAFPGMTGGQGVDRAALGARVFSDAAALEALEAIVHPAVAALREAFLTRHAAAPLVVLDIPLLFERSGSAQVDRVAVVSAAPAVQRARVLARPGMTTEKFEAIVGKQLPDSEKRARADFVIPTDVPLETTRAEVARVIACLRTPIGR, encoded by the coding sequence GTGACCTCGCTCGCACCGCTGAAACTGGGCCTGACCGGGTCGATCGGGATGGGCAAATCGACCGTTGCGGCGATGTTCGCGGCGGAGGGCGTGCCGGTATTCGATGCCGATGCAGAAGTGCACCGGCTGCAGGGCCCGGACGGTGCGCTGCTGCCGGCGATCGAGGCGGCGTTTCCGGGGATGACCGGTGGACAGGGCGTGGATCGCGCAGCGCTGGGTGCGCGCGTATTTTCCGATGCTGCGGCACTCGAAGCGCTCGAGGCGATCGTGCATCCCGCCGTCGCCGCGCTGCGCGAAGCGTTCCTGACGCGGCATGCCGCCGCGCCGCTGGTGGTGCTCGACATCCCGCTGCTGTTCGAGCGATCCGGCAGCGCACAGGTCGATCGAGTCGCGGTGGTTTCGGCTGCGCCTGCAGTGCAGCGCGCCCGGGTGCTGGCGCGTCCGGGAATGACGACTGAAAAGTTCGAGGCGATTGTCGGCAAGCAATTGCCCGATAGCGAGAAACGCGCACGCGCCGATTTCGTCATTCCCACCGATGTCCCGCTCGAGACGACCCGTGCCGAGGTCGCGCGGGTGATTGCTTGCCTGCGCACGCCGATCGGTCGATAA
- a CDS encoding shikimate dehydrogenase family protein, whose translation MTQSYAEVIGDPIAHSKSPMIHGHWIEALGLDASYRAVHVLPGQLADYFAARAADPAWRGCNITLPHKLAALDHVEDRGNVRSTIGAINLAARADDGTIIGTNTDAGGFYDPISALDLAGASVTVIGSGGAARAVLFALAQVGVGRVNLVARNPLKGAGLLAAFGLKGNVIAMSAPLPPAALLVNASPLGMTGQPPLAIDLAPLPDDAVVYDLVYAPLETPLLAAARARGLATVDGLEMLIGQAALAFEILFDAEPPRDDASEAALRALLTA comes from the coding sequence ATGACGCAATCATATGCCGAGGTCATCGGCGATCCGATCGCGCATTCCAAGTCGCCGATGATCCACGGTCACTGGATCGAAGCGCTCGGTCTCGATGCGTCGTATCGTGCCGTGCACGTGCTGCCGGGGCAACTGGCCGACTATTTCGCGGCGCGTGCGGCCGATCCCGCTTGGCGCGGATGCAACATCACGCTGCCGCACAAGCTCGCCGCGCTCGACCATGTCGAGGATCGCGGCAACGTCCGCAGCACGATCGGCGCCATCAACCTCGCCGCCCGCGCTGACGATGGCACGATCATTGGTACCAACACCGATGCCGGCGGCTTCTACGATCCGATTTCGGCGCTCGATCTGGCCGGAGCGAGCGTCACAGTCATCGGATCGGGGGGAGCGGCGCGCGCTGTGCTGTTCGCGCTGGCCCAGGTCGGCGTCGGCCGGGTCAACTTAGTAGCGCGCAATCCGCTCAAGGGCGCGGGGCTGCTGGCGGCATTCGGGCTGAAGGGGAATGTGATCGCGATGTCCGCGCCGCTGCCGCCTGCGGCGCTGCTGGTCAACGCCAGTCCACTCGGCATGACCGGACAGCCGCCGCTGGCGATCGATCTGGCGCCGCTTCCGGACGATGCGGTGGTCTACGACCTCGTCTACGCGCCGCTCGAAACGCCGCTGCTCGCGGCGGCGCGCGCGCGGGGCCTTGCCACCGTCGACGGGCTGGAGATGCTGATCGGACAGGCGGCGCTGGCATTCGAGATCCTGTTCGACGCCGAGCCGCCGCGCGACGATGCCAGCGAGGCGGCGCTGCGAGCCCTGCTGACGGCGTGA
- a CDS encoding Maf family protein — protein sequence MLDAAGVAYRALPAHVDEDAAKAGLAANGLSPRDTADALAELKALKLSASHPGELVLGCDSIVALADCTLLDKPIDRADAAAHLAALSGGRHQILSAAVIAEGGRAVWRHVDRALLHVRPLSPAFIETYLACEWPAIAGCVGCFRIEGEGVQLFDRIDGSHFTVLGMPLLPILGYLRQRGAMPS from the coding sequence ATGCTCGATGCCGCGGGCGTCGCCTATCGCGCGCTGCCCGCTCATGTCGATGAGGATGCTGCCAAGGCCGGGCTTGCGGCAAACGGTCTTTCCCCGCGCGACACCGCCGACGCGCTTGCCGAGCTCAAGGCGCTCAAGCTCTCGGCGAGCCATCCGGGCGAACTCGTGCTCGGCTGCGATTCGATCGTCGCGCTCGCCGACTGCACCTTGCTCGACAAGCCCATCGATCGCGCCGACGCGGCTGCGCATCTCGCGGCGCTGTCGGGCGGGCGTCATCAGATCCTGAGCGCGGCGGTGATCGCCGAGGGGGGCCGGGCGGTGTGGCGCCACGTCGATCGCGCGCTGCTCCATGTGCGGCCATTGTCGCCGGCGTTCATCGAAACCTATCTGGCGTGCGAATGGCCGGCGATCGCCGGCTGCGTGGGCTGTTTCCGGATCGAGGGAGAAGGCGTGCAACTGTTCGATCGCATCGACGGCAGTCACTTCACCGTACTTGGCATGCCGCTGCTGCCGATCCTCGGCTATCTGCGCCAGCGCGGGGCGATGCCGTCATGA